One window from the genome of Trabulsiella odontotermitis encodes:
- a CDS encoding ParA family protein, translating into MQVISVISTKGGVGKTTIAANLGGFIADAGLRVLLLDLDIQPTLSSYYELAHRAPGGIYELLAFNERDISQLASRTAVERLDVILSNDQHHQLNTLLLHAPDGRLRLRNLLPAFEPHYDLVLIDTQGSRSVLLEMAVLASRLAVSPVTPEILAAREMRRGTLQLIQDIAPYRHLGIEPPPLQLLINRVPAVSSNARLIRQTLRRIFREQTGVQVLDTEVPAIEAFPRAATQSMPAHRVEYRRPTGRIAPAALDIVRALATELCPHWHERFGLVTGKIGRRHSHVERP; encoded by the coding sequence ATGCAGGTGATTTCTGTCATCTCTACAAAAGGCGGGGTCGGTAAAACGACAATCGCCGCAAATCTCGGTGGCTTCATCGCCGACGCCGGACTGCGGGTGCTGCTTCTCGATCTCGACATACAGCCCACGCTTTCGTCGTACTACGAGCTGGCTCATCGCGCACCCGGCGGCATCTACGAGTTGCTGGCATTCAACGAGCGCGACATTTCGCAGTTGGCATCTCGTACGGCCGTCGAACGCCTGGACGTCATTCTGTCCAACGACCAGCATCACCAGTTGAACACCCTGCTGTTGCATGCACCGGATGGCAGATTGCGGCTGCGCAACCTCCTGCCGGCGTTCGAGCCGCACTATGACCTGGTTTTGATTGACACCCAGGGTTCCCGCAGCGTGCTTCTCGAAATGGCCGTGCTGGCATCCAGGTTGGCGGTTTCGCCGGTCACGCCCGAAATTCTCGCCGCTCGGGAAATGCGGCGCGGCACCCTGCAACTCATCCAGGATATCGCCCCGTATCGCCATCTCGGCATTGAACCGCCACCCTTGCAGCTGCTGATCAATCGGGTGCCGGCCGTCTCATCCAATGCCCGCCTGATCCGACAGACATTGCGGCGGATCTTCCGTGAGCAGACGGGCGTCCAGGTTCTGGATACTGAGGTCCCGGCAATCGAAGCCTTCCCGCGAGCGGCAACGCAGAGCATGCCTGCTCATCGCGTCGAGTACCGGCGTCCGACAGGCAGGATTGCCCCTGCCGCACTGGACATCGTTCGGGCTCTGGCGACCGAGTTATGCCCGCACTGGCATGAGCGCTTCGGTCTGGTCACAGGCAAGATCGGGAGGAGACATTCTCATGTCGAACGTCCATGA
- a CDS encoding IS6-like element IS26 family transposase, whose translation MNPFKGRHFQRDIILWAVRWYCKYGISYRELQEMLAERGVNVDHSTIYRWVQRYAPEMEKRLRWYWRNPSDLCPWHMDETYVKVNGRWAYLYRAVDSRGRTVDFYLSSRRNSKAAYRFLGKILNNVKKWQIPRFINTDKAPAYGRALALLKREGRCPSDVEHRQIKYRNNVIECDHGKLKRIIGATLGFKSMKTAYATIKGIEVMRALRKGQASAFYYGDPLGEMRLVSRVFEM comes from the coding sequence ATGAACCCATTCAAAGGCCGGCATTTTCAGCGTGACATCATTCTGTGGGCCGTACGCTGGTACTGCAAATACGGCATCAGTTACCGTGAGCTGCAGGAGATGCTGGCTGAACGCGGAGTGAATGTCGATCACTCCACGATTTACCGCTGGGTTCAGCGTTATGCGCCTGAAATGGAAAAACGGCTGCGCTGGTACTGGCGTAACCCTTCCGATCTTTGCCCGTGGCACATGGATGAAACCTACGTGAAGGTCAATGGCCGCTGGGCGTATCTGTACCGGGCCGTCGACAGCCGGGGCCGCACTGTCGATTTTTATCTCTCCTCCCGTCGTAACAGCAAAGCTGCATACCGGTTTCTGGGTAAAATCCTCAACAACGTGAAGAAGTGGCAGATCCCGCGATTCATCAACACGGATAAAGCGCCCGCCTATGGTCGCGCGCTTGCTCTGCTCAAACGCGAAGGCCGGTGCCCGTCTGACGTTGAACACCGACAGATTAAGTACCGGAACAACGTGATTGAATGCGATCATGGCAAACTGAAACGGATAATCGGCGCCACGCTGGGATTTAAATCCATGAAGACGGCTTACGCCACCATCAAAGGTATTGAGGTGATGCGTGCACTACGCAAAGGCCAGGCCTCAGCATTTTATTATGGTGATCCCCTGGGCGAAATGCGCCTGGTAAGCAGAGTTTTTGAAATGTAA
- the phnD gene encoding phosphate/phosphite/phosphonate ABC transporter substrate-binding protein translates to MKRLSALLLTCLLSAVSSLSALAADADPDVLKVALLPDENASELIKRNQPLKDYLEEHLDKKVQLIVTTDYSSMIEAMRFGRIDLAYFGPLSYVMAKSKSDIEPFAVTVIDGKPTYRSVIIANVASGVNEYADLKGKKMAYGDRASTSSHLIPKTVLLETAGLTGGRDYEEYFVGTHDAVAVNVANGNADAGGLSEVIFNHVVERGLIDPSKVKVLGYSGEYPQYPWAMRSNLSPELKTKVRDVFVGIDDPEVLRNFKAEAFAPITDADYDVIRKMGSLLGLDFATM, encoded by the coding sequence ATGAAACGCTTATCCGCGCTCTTATTGACTTGCTTGCTGTCCGCTGTTTCAAGTTTGTCCGCCCTAGCGGCCGATGCCGATCCGGATGTGCTAAAGGTTGCCCTGCTGCCGGACGAAAACGCCTCCGAGCTGATCAAGCGTAACCAGCCGCTGAAGGATTATCTGGAAGAGCATCTGGACAAGAAGGTGCAGCTGATCGTAACCACCGACTATTCCTCGATGATTGAGGCGATGCGCTTTGGCCGTATCGACCTGGCGTATTTCGGTCCGCTGTCCTACGTCATGGCCAAAAGCAAAAGCGACATCGAGCCCTTCGCTGTCACGGTCATCGACGGCAAGCCGACCTATCGCTCGGTGATTATCGCCAATGTGGCGTCAGGCGTGAATGAGTATGCCGACCTTAAGGGCAAGAAGATGGCCTATGGTGACCGGGCATCGACGTCCAGCCATTTGATTCCCAAAACCGTGCTTCTTGAGACGGCCGGTTTGACGGGTGGGCGGGACTACGAAGAATATTTTGTGGGCACGCATGACGCCGTTGCCGTCAACGTGGCGAACGGCAACGCCGATGCGGGTGGGCTGTCGGAGGTAATTTTCAATCACGTAGTCGAACGTGGCCTAATCGATCCGAGCAAGGTGAAAGTACTTGGTTACAGCGGCGAATACCCCCAGTACCCCTGGGCGATGCGCTCGAACCTGAGCCCCGAGCTGAAAACCAAGGTGCGGGATGTATTCGTCGGTATCGACGATCCCGAAGTGCTGCGCAACTTCAAGGCCGAGGCCTTCGCGCCAATCACCGACGCCGACTACGATGTGATCCGCAAAATGGGATCGCTGCTCGGCCTCGACTTCGCCACGATGTGA
- the ptxD gene encoding phosphonate dehydrogenase PtxD, with the protein MLPKLVITHRVHDEILQLLAPHCELVTNQTDSTLTREEILRRCRDAQAMMAFMPDRVDADFLQACPELRVVGCALKGFDNFDVDACTARGVWLTFVPDLLTVPTAELAIGLAVGLGRHLRAADAFVRSGEFQGWQPQFYGTGLDNATVGILGMGAIGLAMAERLQGWGATLQYHEAKALDTQTEQRLGLRQVACSELFASSDFILLALPLNADTQHLVNAELLALVRPGALLVNPCRGSVVDEAAVLAALERGQLGGYAADVFEMEDWARADRPRLIDPALLAHPNTLFTPHIGSAVRAVRLEIERCAAQNIIQVLAGARPINAANRLPKAEPAAC; encoded by the coding sequence ATGCTGCCGAAACTCGTTATAACTCACCGAGTACACGATGAGATCCTGCAACTGCTGGCGCCACATTGCGAGCTGGTGACCAACCAGACCGACAGCACGCTGACGCGCGAGGAAATTCTGCGCCGCTGTCGCGATGCTCAGGCGATGATGGCGTTCATGCCCGATCGGGTCGATGCAGACTTTCTTCAAGCCTGCCCTGAGCTGCGTGTAGTCGGCTGCGCGCTCAAGGGCTTCGACAATTTCGATGTGGACGCCTGTACTGCCCGCGGGGTCTGGCTGACCTTCGTGCCTGATCTGTTGACGGTCCCGACTGCCGAGCTGGCGATCGGACTGGCGGTGGGGCTGGGGCGGCATCTGCGGGCAGCAGATGCGTTCGTCCGCTCTGGCGAGTTCCAGGGCTGGCAACCACAGTTCTACGGCACGGGGCTGGATAACGCTACGGTCGGCATCCTTGGCATGGGCGCCATCGGACTGGCCATGGCTGAGCGCTTGCAGGGATGGGGCGCGACCCTGCAGTACCACGAGGCGAAGGCTCTGGATACACAAACCGAGCAACGGCTCGGCCTGCGCCAGGTGGCGTGCAGCGAACTCTTCGCCAGCTCGGACTTCATCCTGCTGGCGCTTCCCTTGAATGCCGATACCCAGCATCTGGTCAACGCCGAGCTGCTTGCCCTCGTACGGCCGGGCGCTCTGCTTGTAAACCCCTGTCGTGGTTCGGTAGTGGATGAAGCCGCCGTGCTCGCGGCGCTTGAGCGAGGCCAGCTCGGCGGGTATGCGGCGGATGTATTCGAAATGGAAGACTGGGCTCGCGCGGACCGGCCGCGGCTGATCGATCCTGCGCTGCTCGCGCATCCGAATACGCTGTTCACTCCGCACATAGGGTCGGCAGTGCGCGCGGTGCGCCTGGAGATTGAACGTTGTGCAGCGCAGAACATCATCCAGGTATTGGCAGGTGCGCGCCCAATCAACGCTGCGAACCGTCTGCCCAAGGCCGAGCCTGCCGCATGTTGA
- a CDS encoding AlpA family transcriptional regulator encodes MFQQNPAPAPERRILRRAEVEAKTGFKRAHIYSLMKEGKFPKAMRLGVRAVGWDSAEIDQWITDRLKERV; translated from the coding sequence ATGTTTCAACAGAACCCCGCTCCGGCACCGGAGCGGCGCATACTGCGTCGCGCAGAAGTTGAGGCAAAGACGGGCTTCAAACGCGCCCACATCTACAGCCTCATGAAAGAGGGCAAGTTTCCCAAGGCCATGCGACTTGGCGTTCGCGCCGTGGGCTGGGATTCCGCCGAGATCGACCAATGGATCACCGACCGCCTTAAAGAGCGCGTCTGA
- a CDS encoding LysR family transcriptional regulator: protein MLNPVWLKSLVAIVQTGSFQSAARALGLAQPTVSQHLQKLEEQVGVTLVQRSRSGCQPTTRALAFMPHATALLDMHARALEALHGNRERVGASTNIGTYLLQPFVRNYLTTANERGEVDLRIAANPDVADQLLAGQLDAAIMEWWLPHPDFEHRLWRVEPLVLIVSPDHALAEAGCIERDRLVDLPMLGGEPGSGTGRLLTEYFGELGVPRSGMQLGSTEAVKQAVRAGLGVSLVMASAVQDEVRSGALVALPIPGLEKRLQLIWRKPPGNLHPPGFVRHLLEEADLAG, encoded by the coding sequence ATGTTGAATCCGGTCTGGCTGAAGAGCCTGGTAGCGATCGTTCAAACAGGCAGTTTTCAGAGCGCGGCGAGGGCGTTGGGGCTGGCCCAGCCGACGGTGTCGCAGCACTTGCAGAAGCTTGAAGAGCAGGTCGGCGTAACGCTGGTGCAGCGCAGTCGTAGCGGCTGCCAGCCTACCACACGGGCGCTGGCCTTCATGCCGCATGCGACCGCCTTGCTCGACATGCACGCCCGGGCGCTAGAAGCCCTGCATGGCAATCGTGAGCGCGTCGGGGCCAGCACCAACATCGGCACCTACCTTCTCCAGCCATTCGTGCGCAACTATCTGACGACCGCAAATGAGAGGGGCGAGGTGGATCTGCGCATCGCCGCCAACCCGGATGTGGCCGACCAGCTACTGGCGGGCCAGCTCGACGCCGCGATCATGGAATGGTGGCTACCTCACCCCGACTTCGAACACCGCCTCTGGCGGGTCGAGCCGCTGGTGCTTATCGTCAGCCCCGACCATGCGCTGGCTGAAGCAGGGTGCATAGAACGTGATCGTCTGGTGGACCTGCCGATGCTGGGAGGTGAACCGGGTAGCGGTACCGGACGGCTTCTGACCGAATACTTTGGCGAACTGGGCGTGCCTCGCAGCGGTATGCAGCTAGGCAGCACCGAGGCAGTCAAACAAGCAGTGAGGGCGGGACTCGGCGTGTCGTTGGTGATGGCTTCCGCAGTACAAGACGAAGTTCGCAGTGGCGCGCTGGTAGCTCTTCCCATCCCGGGGCTTGAAAAGCGTCTCCAACTGATCTGGCGCAAACCTCCCGGAAATCTGCACCCGCCGGGATTTGTGCGGCACTTATTGGAGGAGGCAGATCTAGCTGGATAA
- the pcoE gene encoding copper resistance system metallochaperone PcoE, with translation MKKILVSFIAMMAVASSAWAAETMNMHDQVNNAQAPAHQMQSSAEKSAVQGESMKMMDMSGHDQAAMSHEMMQNGNSAAHQDMAEMHKKMMKSKPAASNETAKSFSEMNEHEKAAVVHEKANNGQSSVIHQQQAEKHRSQITQN, from the coding sequence ATGAAAAAGATCCTTGTATCCTTTATTGCCATGATGGCTGTCGCTTCATCTGCCTGGGCTGCAGAGACAATGAACATGCATGACCAGGTAAATAATGCCCAGGCGCCTGCCCATCAGATGCAATCATCCGCTGAAAAAAGTGCAGTTCAGGGGGAGAGCATGAAAATGATGGATATGAGCGGTCACGATCAGGCCGCAATGTCCCATGAAATGATGCAAAACGGCAATTCTGCTGCCCATCAGGACATGGCTGAAATGCATAAAAAAATGATGAAATCCAAGCCAGCAGCTTCTAACGAAACAGCAAAATCATTTTCCGAAATGAACGAGCATGAGAAAGCCGCTGTTGTGCATGAGAAGGCGAATAATGGTCAATCTTCCGTTATTCATCAGCAGCAGGCTGAAAAGCATCGCAGCCAGATCACCCAGAATTAA
- a CDS encoding LysR family transcriptional regulator, which produces MRIRHLHYFLIVAEEQSFARAAARVHIEPSPLSRAIKELETQLGVRLLDRTKGRIRLTWPGEVFREEARRMLAFMDNAQTRVNSASQGYRGRLRIGLADSLAQPRLTRLLARCREEEPRTEIRIDEMTVNEMLQALRHDQIDVGFTVDGEATNGCVKEMVWTERPAIAIPTHHPLLSFDKVPLGEALRYPMILYHPERCAGGHNVVRRWLNDGALISPSVAEYVSGHEPMIMLVAAGYGIGLGLESQIALYSHPDVIIRPVADEVPNTATFIVVPERPVSRELERFIKRAQEIGRSGIS; this is translated from the coding sequence ATGAGGATACGACACCTGCACTATTTTCTGATCGTCGCCGAAGAGCAGAGCTTCGCTCGCGCTGCAGCAAGGGTCCACATCGAACCCTCGCCGCTGTCGCGCGCCATCAAGGAGCTGGAAACCCAGCTTGGCGTCAGGCTTCTCGACCGCACCAAAGGGCGGATACGACTGACCTGGCCTGGAGAGGTTTTCCGTGAAGAAGCGCGCCGCATGCTTGCTTTCATGGACAACGCCCAGACACGCGTTAACTCGGCCTCACAGGGCTACCGCGGCAGGTTGCGAATAGGCCTGGCCGATAGCCTGGCCCAACCGCGGCTTACACGATTGCTCGCCCGTTGCCGTGAGGAAGAGCCTCGTACCGAGATCCGGATCGACGAGATGACGGTGAACGAAATGCTCCAGGCTCTTCGTCATGATCAGATTGACGTCGGCTTCACGGTAGATGGCGAGGCCACCAACGGATGCGTTAAGGAAATGGTATGGACCGAGCGTCCAGCAATTGCCATTCCCACTCACCATCCCTTACTTTCCTTCGATAAGGTTCCCCTTGGCGAAGCCCTTCGTTATCCCATGATTCTTTACCATCCGGAACGATGCGCAGGTGGACATAACGTCGTTCGTCGCTGGCTCAATGATGGCGCATTGATCTCGCCGTCTGTTGCCGAGTATGTTTCAGGTCACGAGCCGATGATCATGCTCGTCGCAGCAGGATACGGCATTGGGCTAGGCCTGGAGTCGCAGATCGCGCTTTACAGTCATCCGGATGTCATCATCAGACCGGTTGCAGACGAGGTTCCCAATACAGCGACGTTCATCGTGGTGCCGGAGAGGCCTGTCTCCAGGGAACTGGAGCGCTTCATAAAGCGAGCACAAGAAATTGGCAGAAGCGGTATCAGCTGA
- a CDS encoding limonene-1,2-epoxide hydrolase family protein encodes MDHRRPTDGAVLTTIRLMGLFIAPDGTIAEWRDYFPFHAARLGRHERTER; translated from the coding sequence GTGGACCACCGGCGCCCGACCGATGGCGCGGTGCTGACGACGATCCGCCTGATGGGCCTCTTCATCGCGCCCGACGGCACAATTGCCGAATGGCGCGATTATTTTCCGTTTCACGCCGCCCGCTTGGGGCGGCATGAGCGCACCGAACGGTGA
- the phnE gene encoding phosphonate ABC transporter, permease protein PhnE: protein MSTHYDVQALPAEQREHILRGFGLGWWRQLGQVAIVFGVVLLACWYVGLLDATTLLNGLPSIATLAGEAMPPDFSGYRSWIRPLIDTLAMSIAGTAIAVVFSLVVAFVAARNTAPHPLVFGVARVLLNALRSVPELIMGIIFVAAVGFGALPGVLALGLHSVGMVSKFFAEAIEHVDEAPVEAARAAGATPMQVLLHAVLPQVTPQFADVAIYRWEYNFRASTVMGMVGAGGIGFELMGSLRIMQYQEVAAILLVILAMVTLVDAFSGVLRKRFK from the coding sequence ATGTCTACTCATTACGACGTGCAGGCGCTGCCTGCAGAGCAACGCGAGCACATCCTTCGAGGCTTCGGCCTCGGTTGGTGGCGCCAGCTGGGGCAGGTGGCGATTGTATTCGGAGTGGTGCTGTTGGCCTGCTGGTACGTGGGGCTGCTCGATGCCACCACGCTGCTGAACGGGCTGCCCTCCATCGCGACCCTGGCAGGCGAGGCCATGCCGCCAGACTTTTCGGGCTATCGAAGCTGGATTCGCCCCTTGATCGACACCTTGGCGATGAGCATCGCCGGTACGGCCATCGCAGTGGTGTTCTCGCTGGTGGTGGCCTTCGTTGCAGCGCGCAATACGGCGCCGCACCCCCTTGTGTTCGGTGTTGCCCGGGTGCTGCTCAATGCCCTGCGGTCGGTGCCGGAGCTGATCATGGGCATCATCTTCGTTGCAGCCGTAGGGTTCGGCGCCTTGCCGGGCGTGCTTGCCCTGGGTCTGCATTCGGTCGGCATGGTCAGCAAGTTCTTCGCCGAGGCCATCGAGCACGTCGACGAAGCGCCGGTGGAAGCCGCTCGGGCGGCGGGGGCTACGCCGATGCAAGTGCTGCTGCACGCGGTTTTGCCACAGGTGACGCCGCAGTTCGCCGACGTGGCGATCTACCGCTGGGAATACAACTTTCGCGCCTCCACCGTGATGGGCATGGTTGGCGCCGGCGGTATCGGCTTCGAACTCATGGGCTCGCTGCGCATCATGCAGTACCAGGAGGTTGCAGCAATCCTGCTGGTCATCCTGGCCATGGTCACGCTAGTAGACGCCTTCAGTGGCGTGCTGCGCAAACGTTTCAAATAG
- the phnC gene encoding phosphonate ABC transporter ATP-binding protein: MMPHPIQDAVLRVDRLSVVYPGGVTALRDTSIAFRRGEFTVLLGLSGAGKSTLLRSLNRLVTPTGGSVTSELGELGSGSALRQHRRRTAMIFQHHQLIERQSALANVLTGRLAFHNTLRSLFPLPRADQEIALSCLARVGLADKALSRVDKLSGGQQQRVGIARALAQQPAIILADEPVASLDPATSVRVLGLLRDICKEDGITAIVSLHQLEYARRFADRVVGLADSQIVFDAAPSELTDAQLERIYAGRSTTQPANAPAEPPVMLEPSLEMSR, encoded by the coding sequence ATGATGCCCCATCCAATACAGGACGCCGTGCTGCGGGTCGACCGGTTGAGCGTCGTCTATCCAGGCGGCGTGACAGCCCTACGCGATACCTCGATTGCATTTCGGCGTGGTGAGTTCACCGTGCTGCTTGGTCTCTCGGGCGCAGGCAAGTCGACCTTGCTCCGTAGTCTCAATCGACTCGTCACGCCCACTGGCGGCAGTGTCACCAGCGAACTCGGTGAGCTCGGCAGCGGCTCGGCCTTGCGTCAGCATCGTCGGCGTACCGCCATGATCTTTCAGCACCACCAGCTAATCGAACGTCAAAGCGCACTGGCTAATGTGCTTACCGGTCGGCTGGCCTTTCACAACACGCTCCGCTCGCTGTTTCCTCTGCCGCGTGCCGATCAGGAGATTGCGCTCAGTTGCCTCGCTCGGGTCGGTCTGGCAGACAAGGCGCTAAGCCGGGTGGACAAACTGTCCGGTGGCCAGCAGCAGCGGGTAGGCATCGCGCGTGCGCTAGCGCAACAGCCGGCGATCATTCTGGCCGATGAGCCGGTAGCCAGTCTCGACCCGGCCACTTCGGTCCGTGTTCTCGGATTGCTGCGCGACATCTGCAAGGAAGACGGCATCACCGCCATCGTTTCGCTGCATCAACTCGAATATGCCCGCCGCTTCGCCGATCGCGTCGTCGGGCTGGCCGATTCTCAGATCGTTTTCGATGCCGCGCCCTCGGAACTCACCGATGCGCAGCTTGAGCGCATCTATGCAGGCCGCTCTACGACTCAGCCAGCGAATGCTCCGGCTGAACCACCTGTCATGCTCGAACCTTCACTGGAGATGTCCCGATGA
- a CDS encoding SDR family oxidoreductase — MSKVFIIGAAGKVGSRLTRLLAARGHRPIAMHRHPDQADELAALGATPVAGDLTGLDADALASLLSGSDAVVFTAGAGGKGGPQRTDAIDGRGLELAVAAAQAAGIRRFLLVSAFPEAGRGRHVSDTFENYMKVKKQADVYLAQSGLDWVILRPGTLVDTAGTGRITAGPAIPYGDVPRDDVAATLAELIDQPTINRAIIELTQGTAPVRDALAALARQE; from the coding sequence ATGAGCAAGGTCTTCATCATCGGCGCGGCGGGCAAGGTCGGGAGCCGCCTGACCCGGCTGCTGGCCGCGCGAGGCCATCGGCCCATCGCGATGCACCGCCACCCGGATCAGGCCGACGAGCTTGCCGCGCTGGGCGCAACGCCGGTGGCCGGCGACCTGACCGGGCTGGACGCTGACGCGCTGGCCTCGCTGCTGTCCGGCAGCGACGCGGTGGTGTTCACTGCCGGCGCGGGCGGCAAGGGCGGGCCGCAGCGCACCGATGCCATCGACGGACGCGGTCTGGAACTGGCCGTCGCGGCGGCGCAGGCGGCAGGCATCCGGCGTTTCCTGCTGGTATCGGCCTTTCCCGAGGCCGGCCGCGGAAGGCACGTCTCGGATACCTTCGAGAACTACATGAAGGTGAAGAAACAGGCCGACGTATATCTGGCGCAGAGTGGTCTGGACTGGGTCATCCTGCGTCCGGGCACGCTGGTGGATACCGCGGGCACCGGCAGGATCACCGCCGGACCGGCGATCCCCTATGGCGACGTGCCGAGAGACGACGTGGCGGCGACGCTCGCCGAACTGATCGATCAACCCACAATCAACCGGGCCATCATCGAGCTGACCCAGGGCACTGCCCCGGTACGCGACGCACTGGCCGCGCTCGCGCGGCAGGAATAG
- a CDS encoding IS5-like element ISKpn26 family transposase — MSHQLTFADSEFSTKRRQTRKEIFLSRMEQILPWQNMVEVIEPFYPKAGNGRRPYPLETMLRIHCMQHWYNLSDGAMEDALYEIASMRLFARLSLDSALPDRTTIMNFRHLLEQHQLARQLFKTINRWLAEAGVMMTQGTLVDATIIEAPSSTKNKEQQRDPEMHQTKKGNQWHFGMKAHIGVDAKSGLTHSLVTTAANEHDLNQLGNLLHGEEQFVSADAGYQGAPQREELAEVDVDWLIAERPGKVKTLKQHPRKNKTAINIEYMKASIRARVEHPFRIIKRQFGFVKARYKGLLKNDNQLAMLFTLANLFRVDQMIRQWERSQ; from the coding sequence ATGAGCCATCAACTCACCTTCGCCGATAGTGAATTCAGCACTAAGCGCCGTCAGACCCGAAAAGAGATTTTCCTCTCCCGCATGGAGCAGATTCTGCCATGGCAAAACATGGTGGAAGTCATCGAGCCGTTTTATCCCAAGGCGGGCAATGGCCGACGGCCCTATCCGCTGGAGACCATGCTGCGTATTCACTGCATGCAGCATTGGTACAACCTGAGCGACGGTGCCATGGAAGATGCCCTGTACGAAATCGCCTCCATGCGCCTGTTTGCCCGATTATCCCTGGATAGCGCCCTGCCGGATCGCACCACCATCATGAATTTCCGCCACCTGCTCGAGCAGCATCAACTGGCCCGTCAATTGTTCAAGACCATCAATCGCTGGCTGGCCGAAGCAGGCGTCATGATGACCCAAGGCACTTTGGTGGATGCCACCATCATTGAGGCACCCAGCTCTACCAAGAACAAAGAGCAGCAACGCGATCCGGAGATGCATCAGACCAAGAAAGGCAATCAGTGGCACTTTGGCATGAAGGCCCACATTGGTGTCGATGCCAAGAGTGGCCTGACCCACAGCCTAGTCACCACCGCGGCCAACGAGCATGACCTCAATCAGCTGGGTAATCTGCTTCATGGAGAGGAGCAATTTGTCTCAGCCGATGCCGGCTACCAAGGAGCGCCACAGCGCGAGGAGCTGGCCGAGGTGGATGTGGACTGGCTGATCGCCGAGCGTCCCGGCAAGGTAAAAACCTTGAAGCAGCATCCGCGCAAGAACAAAACGGCCATCAACATCGAATACATGAAAGCCAGCATCCGTGCCAGGGTGGAGCACCCGTTTCGCATCATCAAGCGGCAGTTCGGCTTCGTGAAAGCCAGATACAAAGGGCTGCTGAAAAACGATAACCAACTGGCGATGTTATTCACCCTGGCCAACCTGTTTCGGGTGGACCAAATGATACGTCAGTGGGAGAGATCTCAGTAA
- a CDS encoding quinone oxidoreductase family protein, whose protein sequence is MKAAIYEQPGNPSVLHLAEVPDPVAGDDDLLIRVEAISIEGGDLIGRRSSTSSGPSDILGYAAAGEILQVGRSVTGFKVGQKVTGFNFKGSHAELRAVPAATSWLVPDGLDIKVAAAIPSGPGTAAYTLQLGALRSGETVLIQGAAGGVGLAAVQLAARAGARVIGTGTRADTLEELRAYGLSDAIVTTDQPASDQIRALLGGNKVDLLIDNIGGPALVDGLQAVRDGGRAIIVGVFGGRNQPIDAGHLLVHRQTVIGCLLGPVMGEPEVHALIDDLLQQALRGEIKVPIDATFALADAAAAHRRAEERGRIGRVVMVP, encoded by the coding sequence ATGAAAGCAGCCATCTACGAACAACCTGGAAATCCCTCCGTCCTGCATCTGGCCGAGGTTCCGGACCCGGTCGCGGGCGACGACGACCTGCTCATCCGCGTCGAGGCCATCAGCATTGAAGGTGGCGATCTCATCGGGCGCCGCAGCAGCACCTCGTCCGGCCCGAGCGACATCCTTGGCTACGCCGCCGCTGGCGAAATCTTGCAGGTGGGTCGGTCGGTGACCGGCTTCAAGGTCGGCCAGAAGGTCACAGGGTTCAATTTCAAGGGATCGCACGCCGAACTGCGCGCCGTGCCCGCGGCGACCAGCTGGCTCGTGCCGGATGGCCTCGACATCAAGGTCGCGGCGGCGATCCCGTCGGGTCCGGGCACCGCCGCCTACACGCTGCAACTGGGGGCGCTCAGGTCGGGCGAGACCGTGCTGATCCAGGGCGCGGCGGGCGGCGTGGGGCTGGCCGCCGTCCAGCTCGCGGCCAGGGCGGGCGCGCGGGTCATCGGCACCGGCACGCGTGCAGACACGCTGGAGGAACTCCGCGCATACGGGCTCTCCGACGCCATCGTCACCACCGACCAGCCCGCCAGCGACCAGATCCGCGCGCTGCTCGGCGGCAACAAGGTCGACCTTCTGATCGACAATATCGGCGGGCCGGCGCTGGTCGATGGCCTCCAGGCCGTGAGGGACGGCGGACGCGCCATCATCGTGGGCGTGTTCGGTGGCCGCAACCAGCCGATCGACGCGGGGCATCTTCTGGTCCATCGGCAAACGGTGATCGGCTGCCTGCTCGGCCCCGTCATGGGCGAGCCCGAGGTCCATGCACTGATCGACGATCTGCTCCAGCAGGCCCTGCGCGGCGAGATCAAGGTGCCGATCGACGCGACCTTCGCACTTGCCGACGCGGCGGCCGCTCATCGACGGGCAGAAGAGCGCGGCCGCATCGGCCGCGTGGTCATGGTGCCTTGA